The Anabaena sp. PCC 7108 region CTAATTTGACTAATTTGACTAATTTGACTAAATTGACTAAATTGAATTATCTTAACCTTTGGAAAAATCAAGTCAGCGATATCAAACCTTTGTCGAATTTGACTAATTTGACTTATCTTAACCTTTGGGAAAATCCAATTATCTCTAAACAATGTCTCTTTAAAGATGAGTCTATCTGTAAGTTTTAGTCTAATGTTATTTTGGTGGTTTATGGATTTACGCACAATAAAAACACTCCATTTCACTGAAAATTACCATCTCATAAAACTATGTTTATTTCTGAGTTTGTGTATCTTTGATCAATGCTGCAAATATTCTAACAATAACAATCGCAAGTAATCCAACATTCTGATATAGTTTTTTGTTCGTTCATACCTGCCATTACTTTTAAAATAAAAATTTCCAATTGGGTACACACTAAAAACTCGCATTGCTTGTAATTGAGAAATTACCTGCTCCTTATTAATTATTTCACCTGTAGCTGCAATTTGACTGGCATAACCTCTTAAATTTACTGTTAAAAGTTCAATCTCTTCTAACAGTGAAAACTCTTCTTCTTCTGGAGGAAACTGAGTAGCAATTTCTTTTCTTTCGCTGCGAGTGTTTTGATATAAATTTGTCAATTGTGACAATAATTGAGTAATATTTCTCTTAGTCAATTCCTGCTCATTTAAAATTGCTTCAGTCATCGTTAACTCCATAAGTAACTATCTTTTCGCTACCATATTTGTCTGGTCTGATAATCAGATATTCATTACCTTTACGATATACTGCTGAACTATCTCCACGATATCCAGTTTTTGGAACTCTGATAGCTCCTTTTTTATTAAAGTTATGAGCTTTGCGTAAATATTTTAAAGGGTCAATATCTTTTCTTGCTGCATGGTCTAATATACTCTGAGCAACACTGCTATAAGTAGCAGCATCCCACTCGGTCATATATTTTTCCATCTCAGCTACTTCTGTTAAAGTATACCCTTCTAATAGTTGTATCAAAAATGGGTCTGAGATTGGTTCTTCTTCTGGCATGGTTATCTAAGTATATAATGGCAAGCCTGGCGTAACCTAATTGCTAACTAATGAGGTACAACTTATAATTCAGTGTATAATTAGTCGACAGTAATTTTTGATTTGGTAAAACTTATGAGTGTTATCCCATTCATATTGGATGGTAGCAATAAAACAGTTGTCGAAACTGAAGATGAATATTCTAAAGCAGGTGGACCTGAAGGTAAGGTCATTTGGATAAAAAATCTTGATACTAAACAACTGGATACTAAGCAACTTCTCAGTACAAAGTCTAGCAATGCAACTTATGACTTAAGAGTTGGACGTGAATACAGAGATCACAAAGAATCAGGTAAACATGATTTATTAGATAATGGTAAAATATCTCTTCAACCAGGAGCAGCAGTAATTATTGAAACACAAGAAGAGTTTAAATTTCCTAAAACTAGATTTGGTCATGTAGTTCCTAAAGTATCTCTTTTACAAGATGGTTTATCCAATACTTCATCAAAGATAGATCCTGGATATGGTGGAAAACTTTCCATCACAGTTTTTAACTTAGGCAAAAGAACTGTTGAACTTAAAAAAGGAGACCCTTTTTGTACAATCTATGTGCTTGATGTCCAAGAAGGAGTTATCCCTTACGATAAAGACGCTAAAAAAATTGTAGGAAACTATAAAAAAGGGTTTTTGAGTGAGATAAGGGATTTTATTGACACAAATCAAACGACATTTACTATTATACTATTGATTCTCAGTAGCTTACAAATTTTAATGACAATGATACCACAAGTATCATCATTTATACGCACTCAAACAATACAAACTTACCCTAAAGAAAATATAGAAAAACCTCAATAATTTCTCTTTTGACGGTTAAGATGACCTGAATTTATGTGATTGAAGTCATTGTTTTTATAACCAGCATAGATACAGAATATAGCTTTAAACAAGCTATTTTTTCAGAATATGTTCCATGTGCTGGTTTAAATATAGTGCCTATGTTATTGTTCTTGTGTTTAAACCCTAGCTAGAGTTACAACACCTAACTGGTCTTGATACTTACCCTGACGTGCTTCGTAATTCACAGCACAGGGCGCTCCTTCTAAAAACATTAACTGTACTATGCCTTCATTGGCATAAATGCGACAGTCAGCACTAGAAGCATTGGATAATTCTAAGGTCAAGTAACCGCGCCAAGCTGCCTCCGCAGGAGTTACGTTCGCAATTATACCACATCTTGCGTAAGAGCTTTTACCTATGCAAATTACTGTAATATTGTTTGGTATTTCTAGCCTTTCAAGAGCAACCCCAAGTCCATAGGAATGTGCTGGAAGGATGAAGTAACTACCATTTTCATCTGTATGGAGTTTTGTTTGCTCCAAGTTTTCAGGATTAAAATTCTTGGGATCGACTACTGTACCAGGAATATGCTTAAAAATACGGAAATCGTTGGGTGATAGTCTAATGTCATAGCCAAAGCTGCTAAGACCAAATGAAATTATGGGTAATTCCCCAATATGACGTATTAAACTCGGCTCAAAAGGCGAAATTAGCCCCTTTTGAGCCATTTCAGTAATCCAAATATCGTTTTTAATCACAAGTTCACGGGTAATTCAAATCGAATTAATAGAATATCGTAAATTGGTATCAGGCTAACAACTAGGAATCATATTTCAATACAATAATACGCTTTTATACTTATTAGGATGAAAATATCTAAAGCATACACCAAAAGAATTAGCGGACATATCCGCACTTATGTGATTTAATGCATCAAAAATAACCCTCAATTAGCAAATTCAGTATATTATTACTTATGACCTTGAGGGTTGATATTGAGTTAAAACGAGCGCGGCAGGGCTCGAACCTGCGACCGATTGCTTAGAAGGCAATTGCTCTATCCACTGAGCTACGCGCCCAAGACTAATGTCTGGCTTTCTTAAAAAGTCATCATACACCATTATATCTAATCTTCCTAATTATAAACAAGATCAAGTTGGAAAATTCACAATATCAAGAGTAAGATCCTAGTCATTAGCCAGTCGATGTACACTAAAAACGAAATAGATGAGATATTCGGATATATTGTGATGTCAAGGAGGAATTTGCCCATGAACGCTGATGCCCCATAGGGCGTATGCTGGTAAAACATTTGGCAAATGCCGAATTCTTCCTCAACATAATCTAAATAATTATACTTTTGGCAATCTTGCCCAAGTCCATGACATATCCCTTATCAAAACAGCCCCTGTGAGGAGTTATTTGCTAGTGCCATGTTTATTCTCAAACGCCAGGATGTTGAAATATCAAGTATTCAGCACCCAACGCGGGATCAGCAGGTGCCGATCCTCCATTATCAAGGGCAAACCTTTCGCCTGATAAGTGTCTTCAAAGCTAGTCAAGAGATTGAAGCTAAAGCTTTATGGAGATCCCTTACCGACAATCGTGGTAAAGCCTGTGTGCTGCTTGAGGAACCGGAACGCTATAGTGTCTGGGGTAAAATCCGCTTAGAACAGATAGACAATGACACTGGTAGCCATAGCAACACGGAAATTTTAGCCTTAGCTAGTATTTTATTGCTACAAGCCGTTTATCTAGACATTGAGGATTTATTAGGTAATCGGCAAGCCAGCTTGTTTGAAAAAGACATAACAGGAATACTACAGCAAAAGCAATTTCCCCAGATATCTTCCTCAGAGTCAGTTAAATCCTTACTAACTGTTGATCCTACACAAATGACAAAATTGCCTTCTTGGCAAGAAACTCATGTGATTATTCTCCTGGAAGAACTCCATCGACTAGGAAAAACATATTTTGGTGATACTAATTTTGCCCGTCAATTAAAGGATCGATTACAGGATATGCCAGAAGAAGAACAATTAGTGTTTATCGGTTGGTT contains the following coding sequences:
- a CDS encoding Npun_F0813 family protein, which produces MFILKRQDVEISSIQHPTRDQQVPILHYQGQTFRLISVFKASQEIEAKALWRSLTDNRGKACVLLEEPERYSVWGKIRLEQIDNDTGSHSNTEILALASILLLQAVYLDIEDLLGNRQASLFEKDITGILQQKQFPQISSSESVKSLLTVDPTQMTKLPSWQETHVIILLEELHRLGKTYFGDTNFARQLKDRLQDMPEEEQLVFIGWLSQSPLSKLWQ
- the dcd gene encoding dCTP deaminase yields the protein MAQKGLISPFEPSLIRHIGELPIISFGLSSFGYDIRLSPNDFRIFKHIPGTVVDPKNFNPENLEQTKLHTDENGSYFILPAHSYGLGVALERLEIPNNITVICIGKSSYARCGIIANVTPAEAAWRGYLTLELSNASSADCRIYANEGIVQLMFLEGAPCAVNYEARQGKYQDQLGVVTLARV